Sequence from the Thermomonas sp. HDW16 genome:
GGGCGCCACTTATTCGACCTGTCCACCCGAAAGCCGCCACTGGGAACTGCGTGCGCGCCGGATCGATGTCGATACCGAAGACGGCATGGCGGTCGCGCATGGCGCTACCCTGCGTGTCGGCAAGGTGCCAGTGATCTATCTGCCCTGGTTCATGTTCCCGACCGATGAACGTCGCCGCACCGGCCTGCTGTTTCCGTCGATCTCGAACTCCAGCCGCAATGGCTTTGACTGGCGGCAGCCGATCTACCTGAACCTGGCACCGAACTATGACGTCACCCTCAGCCCGCGCCTGATGACCGAACGTGGCGTACAACTGGGCGCCCAGTTCCGCTATCTGGTTGAAGGTGGCACCGGTACTGTCGAAGGTACGTACATGCCGAACGACAAGCTGCGCGACCGCGACCGCAGCCTGTTCCACTACGGGGCGTTCCAGAACCTCGGCGCGAATTGGCAAGCGCGCGCGAACCTGAACTGGATCAGCGATACCCGCTATTACGAAGACTTCAACAATAGCCTGGACGGCCTCTCGCAGTTCACTGCGCACAGCGAAGTCGGTGTGTACGGTCGCGGCTATGGATGGGACGCGGGGTTCAGCGCCGACCATTGGCAATTGGCGGATTTCACCCTCACCGAAAACATCCTGCCCTACAACCGCATGCCCCGTGCCTATGTCCACTGGGAGCGATCACTGGGCTTGCGTTTCGTTGGCGGCGTGGATGCCGAGGCAGTGCGTTTCCAGCATTCGGTCTACGACGCCGGTTCGCGCCTGGACGTGAAACCCTGGATCAGCCTGCCGCTTGAAGGGGACAGCTGGTTCCTGCGCCCGATTGCGGCATTCCGGCATACCTCTTATCAACTGGATGGCGGGCTGGCCGACAGCATCGCCCGTAGTCGCGCAGTCGTGGCCGAGGAAGCGCTTGGGCGCTTCTGGACGACCGACACCGTTCCCACATCGGTGTGGCAGCCTTTGCTGCAACGCAAGCCCATAAGCAGCACCCCCGTACTCAGCCTTGATGCCGGCGTCTACTTCGACCGCGACACCCGAGTCAAAGGCAAGGACTACCTGCAGACCATCGAACCACGGCTGTACTACCTGCGGGTGCCGTACACCAACCAGGACGACATGCCGCTGTTCGACACCCAGCCGTTGACTTTCGGCTGGGGACAACTGTTCCGCGACAACCGCTATTCCGGTGCCGATCGTCAGGCCGATGCCAACCAACTCACCCTGGCGGTGAGCACGCGGATGATCCGCCAGTCCGACGGCCGCGAACGCTTCTCCGCCAGCCTGGGCCAGATCCGTTATTTCGACGAATCGCGGGTGCGCATCCCGGGCGAGCCGATCACCGAGAAGGGACGTTCCGCCTGGGTCGCAGATGCCAACTATGCGCCGACCGACCGCTGGACCTTCGGTGCCTCCTACCAATGGGATCCGAAAGCGAACAAGACCGACCTCGCCAGCGTGCGCGCCCGTTACCTGCTGCCGGACGACGGCGTGTTCAACCTCGGCTACCGCTACCGTCGCCAGGTGCTGGAACAGGCGGACATCTCCTTCCTGTACCCGATTTCGCCGAGCTGGAGCGTGGTCGGCCGCTACTACTACTCGATGTTCGACAACAAGGCACTGGAAACCCTGGCCGGCTTCCAGTGGGACAGCTGTTGTGTCGCCGTTCGGCTTGTGGGCCGCCGCTACGTGCACAATCGCGCCGGCGACCTCAGCAACGCCATCATGTTCGAAATCGAACTGAAGGGGCTGGGCTCCGCCGGCCAGGACACGCGCCGCGCCTTGCGTCGCGCCATCCTCGGCTACAATCGAGACGACCTGTATCTGGTGCCGCCGCAGACCGCCACGGGCCAGCCCACCCCGCCCGACATCGACACGGTTACCGACACCAGCCCATGAGCCCAGTCCTTTCCCGCGCCATCCTCGCCGTAGCCCTTGCCGGCCTGTTGCCCGCTGCCGGCGCACAGGCACAGACCTACGCCGCCGCCATGCCGATCGACCGCATCGCCGCCGTGGTGAACGAGGACGTGATCCTGCGCAGCGAGCTCGACCGCGCAGTGGCCAACATCCGGGCGCAGTACGCCGGCAAGGAAACCCAACTGCCGCCACAGGATGTACTGGAACGGCAAGTACTCGAACGCTTGGTGCTAATGCGCCTGCAGATCACCCGCGCCACCGATTCGGGTATTACCGCCAGCGACGAGGATCTGGAGCGCGCCGTTCAGGGCGTGGCCCAGCAGAACGGCATGACCGTGGACCAGCTCCGCGCGCAAATCACCAACGAGGGTATGTCGTTCGTCGAATTCCGCAACAACCTACGCGACGAAATCATCACCCAGAAACTGCGCCAGAGCTTCGCCCAGGGCCGCATCAACGTCAGCGAGGCCGAAGTCGATGCCGCGCTGGCCACCGCTTCGGCGACCGCCAGCCAGCAATTCCACCTGGCCCATATCCTGGTCGGCGTGCCCGACGGCGCCACACCGGAGCAACTGGCGACTGCGCAGAAGAAGATCGAAGGCGTGAAAGCGCTGCTCGACAAGGGCGAAATGACCTTCTCCGCTGCGGCCGTGCGCTATTCGGACAGCCCGAACGCACTGGAAGGCGGCGATCTTGGCTGGCGCGGACTCAACGAAATCCCGCCAGCCTTCGCCCAGACCATCCAGCAGATGCAGGCTGGCCAGATGATCGGCCCGATCCGCGGCCCCAGTGGCTTCCAGCTGCTGCAGCTGGTCGAGACCCGCAACCAGGCCGCCGGCAGCAGTGAGCAGGTCACCCAGTTCTCCGCGCGCCAGATCCTGGTCAAGATCGACGACAAGACCGATGACGCTACTGCAAAGGCCAAGGCCGAAACCTTGGCGGCGCGTATCGCTGGTGGCGCCGATTTCGCCAAACTGGCCGCCGAATCCTCCGATGACGACGCCACCAAGCGTCGCGGCGGCGACCTCGGCTGGTTCGGGGCTGACACCTATGGCAGCGCCTTTGGCATGCAGGTCGCGGCCCTGTCGGATGGCCAGAACTCCGCCCCGTTCAAGACCGACGCGGGCTGGGTGATCGTGCAACGCAGCGCCAGCCGCCAGGTCGCCGCCGGCAACGACAGCCTGCGTGCGCAAGTGCGCGAAACCATCGGCCGCCGCAAGTTGGAAGACGAATGGAACCGCTTCCTGCGCGAAATGCGCGGCGAGGCGTTCGTGGACGTGCGCGATGCCTCGGGCAATTCGACCACGCCCGTCCCGACCGGGACTGCACCGGCCGAGCGCCACAAAGCGACGCTGACTCCAGAACAAGAGCAGCAACGCGCCGGCGGTGGCTGATCGCGTCCCGTCGATGCGCCCGCGGCTGGCACTGGTGCCGGGCGAACCGGCGGGGATCGGCCCGGAACTGGTTGTCCGCGCCGTCCAGCAGGACTTCGATGTCGAACTGGTGATCTTCGGCGATGCCGCCGCGCTGCAGCGCGCGGCGACCACGCTGTCGCTGCCGATCGAATTGCATCGCGCCAGCCAAACACCCGCGTCGCCGCGCAGCATCGAAATCGTCGACATCCCGCACCCTGCCGAAGCCGTGTTCGGCTCACCCGATCCGCGCAACGCCGCTTCCGTCATCGAAGCCCTGACCCGCGCCGCGCGGGCTTGCATGGATGGCGACTGCGATGGTCTCGTCACCGGCCCGGTGCACAAGGGCATTGTCAACGACGGCGGTATCGCCTTCACCGGCACCACCGGCCTGTTGGCCGCACAGGCCGGCTGCGACGTGGTGATGATGCTGGCCAACGACATCGTCCGCGTCGCCCTGCTCACCGTGCACATGCCGTTGCGCAACGTCGCCGATGCGATCACGTCCGAATTACTGGAACGCACGCTCCGCATCGTCGATGACGCGTTGCGCCGCGATTTCGGCATCACGAATCCGAGCATCGCGGTACTCGGGCTGAACCCGCACGCGGGCGAGGCCGGCCATCTGGGCCGCGAGGAGCTCGACGTCATCGAACCTGCACTGGAACGCTTGCGTGGTGAAGGCATGCGCCTGGTCGGCCCGCTGCCCGCGGACACCGCCTTCTTGCCGGACAAGCTGCGCGGCTTCGATGCGGTGCTGGCGATGTATCACGACCAGGGGTTGCCGGTACTCAAGTACAGCGACTTCGCCAATGCAGTGAACATCAGCCTGGGCCTGCCCTACCTGCGCGTCGCGGTGGATCATGGCACTGCGCTGGATCTTGCAGGCAAGGGTGTTGCCGATCCCTCCAGCCTGTACGCCGCGATTCGAACCTGTACGCAACTCGTCGTGCGACGCCAACGGAATGTTTGAGATGCAGGAGATCGGCTGGGACGATTTCGCAAAGGTGGAGCTACGGGTTGGCCGCGTGCTCTCTGCGGAGGTGTTCGCACAGGCGCGCAAACCCGCCTATGTGCTGCAAGTCGATTTCGGCCCGGAACTCGGCATCCGCAAGTCGAGCGCGCAGATCACCGTTCACTACAAAACCGAAGAGCTGGTAGGCCGGCTGGTGGTCGCCGTGGTGAACTTCCCGAAGAAGCAGATCGGCCCACTGATGTCCGAATGCCTGGTGACCGGTTTCCACGATGCCGACGGCGCAGTGGCGCTGTGCGTGCCGGATCGCGACGTGCCGTTGGGCACGCGCCTGCTGTGAACAAGGAACGACGCACGCAATGAGTGGCTTCACCGAACCGGCCAAGAAACACCTTGGGCAGAACTTCCTTCACGACCACGGCGTGATCGCCAAGATCGTGCAGGCGGTGAACCCGCAACCGGGCGATGCCATCGTCGAGATCGGCCCAGGCCAGGGCGCGCTGACCTTTCCGTTGCTTAAGAAACACGGCGGGCTCACCGCGATCGAGTTCGACCGCGACCTGCACGCACCACTACAGGCCGCCGCACGCGAACACGGCATGCTGCGCCTGATCGAAGGCGACGTGCTCGGCGTGGATTTCACCGCACTGGCGGCGGAACTCGCACCTGCAGATGGACAAATCCGGCTGGTCGGCAACCTGCCCTACAACCTGAGTTCGCCGATCCTGTTCCACGCGCTGGATCACGCCGCATCGATCCGCGACATGCACTTCATGCTGCAGAAGGAAGTGGTGGAACGCATGGCGGCCGGCCCCGGCAGCAAGGTCTACGGGCGGCTCAGCGTGATGCTGCAGGCGTACTGCGCGGTGACGCCGTTGTTCATCGTGCCGCCGGGCGCGTTCCGGCCGGCGCCGAAGGTGGATTCGGCAGTCGTGCGGATGGTGCCGAAACCCGCGGACAAGATCGAAGTCGCCGACCATCGCAGTTTCGCCAACGTCGTCCGCGCCGCCTTCGGCCAGCGCCGCAAGACCCTGCGCAATGCGCTGAACGGCGTCGCCGACAGCCCGCAGATCGAAGCCGCCGGCCTGCGTCCGGATGCCCGCGCGGAACAGGTCGAAGTGGCTGGCTTCGTACGCCTGGCGAACCTGTTGGCCGGCCCTCCCACCGTCGGCTGAACGCATGTTGATGCGGCAGCGCGCGCGGCGCAGCTAGAATGCGCGCATGGGCAACACCAATTACATCTTCGACATCGACGTCGATACCCGCTTCCTGGACGACCAGTCCGCGCCGGAGGAAGGCCGCTTTGTCTTCGCCTACACCATCCATATCCGTAACGGCGGCAATGTCCCCGCGCGCCTGCTGCGTCGCCACTGGCTGATCACCGACGGCAACGGCAAGGTGCAGGAAGTGGAAGGGGAAGGCGTGGTCGGCGAGCAGCCTTGGCTGCGTCCGGGCGAAGGCTTCGAATACACCTCCGGCGCGGTGCTGGAAACCGATATCGGCACCATGCGCGGCAGCTACGACATCCTCGCCGACGACGGGACGCGCTTCGCGGCGCCGATCCCGGCGTTCACCCTGTCCGTGCCGCGCACGCTGCACTGAGGGCCGTGACGTGGCGACCTGGGCCATTGGCGACCTGCAAGGTTGCTACGACGTTACCCAGCGCCTGCTGGAGAAGCTGCGCTTCGATCCGGCGAACGATCGGCTGTGGTTCTGCGGCGACCTGGTCAACCGTGGCGGCCAGTCGATCGAAACCCTGCGCCTGGTGCATTCGCTGCGCGACGTGTCGCACGTGGTGCTGGGCAACCACGACCTGTCGCTGCTCGCCATCGGTGAACGTTCGCCGGACGAACAACGCAAGGTCAATCCGGACCTGCAAGGCGTGCTGTTCGCCGAGGACGCGCGCGAACTGCTGGATTGGCTACGCGGCAAGGAACTTGCGCATGTCGACCGCGAACTCGGCTGGATGATGGTGCACGCTGGCCTTGCGCCGAAGTGGACTACGCAACTGGCCGAGAAGCATGCGCGCGAGATCGAGGCCAAATTGCGCGGAGACAACTACCGCAAGCTGCTGAAGAACATGTACGGCGATGGCCCGGATTGGTCGCCGCGGCTCAACGGCCCGGAACGCGACCGCGCGATCATCAACATCTTCACCCGCATGCGCTATTGCAGCCCGCGCGGGCGCATCGCCTTCGAGCACAAGGGCGAACCCGGTAGCCAGCCGCCGGGCCTGTATCCGTGGTATTCGGTGCCCGGCCACGCCGCGCGCGACCTCAAGATCGTGTGCGGGCACTGGAGCACGCTGGGCCTGTTCATCGGCCATGGCGTGCATGCGATCGATACCGGCGCGGTGTGGAGCGGCAAGATGACCGCGATCCAACTAGACAGCGAAGACCTGCGCGTGGTGCAGGTGCCCGGACGCGACGTGCCCGCGCCCACGCCAAAACCCAGGCCGTCGAGGCAGCGGCAGCACAATCGTCCGCGTCGTGACCGGGATCAAGCCGTACGCTGAAATTCCGGTGCCGAGCGCATTCGAAGTAAATTTTTCACATCACATTGCGTAGGCGTCACCGCCATCATGCTCGCTGTGTAAGCGGCCCTACAGGCCCACGTTCCCGGCAGCAGATGGATCTAGACAAGCGTATCCCGCAGGAATTGCTCAGAAGGCTGCTGACGGCTGGCGACACCCGGCGCTATGCCGCTGGCGAAATCCTGTTCCATCAGGGCGACGCCTCCGACGCCCTCTACGTGCTGCTATCCGGGCGCCTGCGCGTGTATTCGGGCAACGCCAATGGGCGCGAAGTGGTTTACAACGTGCTTGAGCCCGGCGATACGCTTGGCGAACTGCTGCTGGATGGCGGCCCGCGCTCGGCCTCGGTACAGGCGGTGACCGAATCCGAATGCCTGGTGATCAAGAGCGACGCACTGCGCACCCTGATCCGCACCTACCCTGAACTGGCCGAACGGCTGATGCTTCGGCTGATCGCGCGCCTGCGCCATGCTACGCGCACCATCCACAGCCTGGCGCTGGACGGCGTGTTCGAACGGGTCACCACGCTGCTGGAAGAGAACGCGGTCGTCGACGGCGAGACGCGTCATGTGCCGGCGTACCTGACCCAGCAGGAAATCGCCAACAGGATCGGCGCCACCCGCGAGATGGTCAACCACGTGATGCAGCGGCTACGCCGTGACGGCTACATCTCGCGCAACGCGCAACGCCGCACGGCAATCCTCAAGCCGCTGCCCAAGCACGGCTAAACGGATTCCGCCACGCAAAAAAGAACAGGCATCGACCTCCTGTCGATGCCTGTTCGGATCACGCTGCCGCCGACCCTGGCTGCGGGGCGCATTGTGGTACACCGCACCCTCGGCAAAAAAGACAATATTTCACACTGACGAAGCGAGCAGCGGCGCTGGTTCAGATCCGCGCGTAATCCACGAACTCGAACATGAATGTGTGTGTCGCATCAACGGGATGCCTTTCCCGCGAAACGATGCGCCACCCATCCGGATCGAAACGCGGGAAGAACGCATCCGCACCTGCGACCACTGTATCGACCCAGGTCAGATGCATGCGCGTTGCCAAGGGCAACGTCAGCGCGAACACGTCGCCACCACCGATCACGCACAGCTCGCCGCCATCGAGTGCCGCGATAGCGAGCGCTTCGTCGATCGACGCCACTGCCTGCATGCCATCGAACGGCGTGCAACCGCTGCGGGTCAGCACCAGGTTGCGTCGCTTCGGCAGCGCGCGCCCGAGCGATTCGGCGGTCTTGCGCCCCATCAGCATCGGCTTGCCCAGCGTCAGCGCCTTGAAACGCTTGAGATCGTCCGGCAGATGCCATGGCAGGGCGTTGCCCTTGCCGATGGCGAAGTCGCGATCCAACGCGGCGATCAGCGAAACGTGCATTTGCGTTGCGATGCCGGCATCAGACCGCGACCGGCGCCTTGATCGCCGGCGATGGGTCGTAGCCTTCGATGGCGATGTCGTCGAAGCTGAAGCCGAAGATGTCGCGGATCTCGGGGTTGAGTTTCAGCGTGGGCAACGCGCGCGGCGTGCGTGACAGTTGCTCGCGCGCTTGTTCGTAGTGATTCGAGTACAGGTGGGCATCGCCCAGCGTGTGCACGAAGTCGCCGACCAGCAGGCCGCAGACCTGCGCCACCATGTGGGTCAGCAGCGCGTAGCTGGCGATGTTGAACGGCACGCCCAGGAAGATGTCGCCACTGCGCTGGTACAGCTGGCAGCTGAGCTTGCCGTCGGCCACGTAGAACTGGAACAGCGAGTGGCAGGGCATCAGCGCCATCTTCGGTAGTTCGGCCACGTTCCATGCGCTGACGATCAAGCGGCGCGAATCCGGGTTGCGCTTGATCTCGTCGATCAGCCAGGCGATCTGGTCGACGGTTTTGCCCTCCGCGCCCTCCCAACTACGCCACTGCTTGCCGTAGACCGGGCCAAGCTCGCCATTTTCATCGGCCCACTCGTCCCAGATGCTGACCTTGTTGTCCTTCAGGTAGGCGATGTTGGTGTCGCCCTGCAGAAACCACAGCAGCTCGTGGATGATCGCGCGCAGGTGCAGTTTCTTGGTGGTGACCAGCGGGAAACCTTCATTCAAATCGAAGCGCATCTGCCAGCCGAACACACTGCGCGTGCCAGTGCCGGTGCGATCGGCTTTCTCGGTGCCGTGCTCCAGCACGTGACGCAGCAAATCCAGGTACTGCTTCACTTCGCCGGCTCCGGTTTGACCGGCATCAGCGTCGGCGAGGAATGCGACTTCCAGCACCAGAACAGTCCCAGCAGGATCAACGGAATGCTCAGCACCTGCCCCATCGTCAGCCAGCCGAAGGCGAGGTAGCCGAGTTGCGCATCCGGTTCTCGCACGAATTCGACCAGGAAGCGGAAGCAGCCATAGAGCAGCGCGAACAGGCCGGCCACGGCATAGCGCGGGCGTGGCTTGCGCGAGTACCAGACCAGCACGCAGAACATCACCAAGCCTTCCAGCGTGGCCTGGTACAGCTGCGAGGGGTGCCGGGCGAAGCTGTCGAGCAGGCCGGCATCGAACTGCGCCTTCAACGTGGCCGCGTCCATCGAGGCGAACGGTTCCGGCAGCGAACGCGGGAATACTGCGCCCCAACCATCGAACGCCGTGCCCTGGGTGGGCTTGCCCCACAGCTCGCCGCCGATCCAGTTGCCGATGCGGCCGAAGCCGAGCCCCGCCGGCACCAGCGGGGCGACGAAATCGACGGTGTCGAAGAAGTGCAAATGCTGCTTGCGCGACCACCACCACACCGCCACCAGCACGCCGAGCAGGCCGCCATGGAAGCTCATGCCGCCTTCCCAGACCTTGAAGACCATCAATGGATTGGCGATGAAATCGGCGAAACCGTAGAACAGGATGTAACCGATGCGCCCGCCCAGCACCACGCCGAGCATGGCGTAGAACATCAAGTCGCCAAAGCCGTTTTCATCCACGCCCGGCAGGCGCCCGGCACGAATCCGGCGACGGCCCAGCCACCAGGCCACGAGGAACCCGAGCAGGTACATCAGGCCATACCAGTGCACTTGCGGATGCACGCTGCCCAGCAGCGGCAGGTTCCAGGTCCCGAGGTCGAGGGCGATGGGGTCGATCTGGTGTAGGTAAGGCATGTGCCTATTGT
This genomic interval carries:
- the lptD gene encoding LPS assembly protein LptD; the encoded protein is MRPALRLLPLPLCIAFSLQARAADDMPLNWGLCPVQDVVKPFAEAQAVPEGLKIDNTQEATDIEGDALSGTEDNPVFNGNVTLRRGNQFMGADELTYDKQQEHYTAEGSIRYQGAGLRMTAARAEGDQAKDVHTIHDLDYQLLSQRGNGGADSVTLSGNIGSLRGATYSTCPPESRHWELRARRIDVDTEDGMAVAHGATLRVGKVPVIYLPWFMFPTDERRRTGLLFPSISNSSRNGFDWRQPIYLNLAPNYDVTLSPRLMTERGVQLGAQFRYLVEGGTGTVEGTYMPNDKLRDRDRSLFHYGAFQNLGANWQARANLNWISDTRYYEDFNNSLDGLSQFTAHSEVGVYGRGYGWDAGFSADHWQLADFTLTENILPYNRMPRAYVHWERSLGLRFVGGVDAEAVRFQHSVYDAGSRLDVKPWISLPLEGDSWFLRPIAAFRHTSYQLDGGLADSIARSRAVVAEEALGRFWTTDTVPTSVWQPLLQRKPISSTPVLSLDAGVYFDRDTRVKGKDYLQTIEPRLYYLRVPYTNQDDMPLFDTQPLTFGWGQLFRDNRYSGADRQADANQLTLAVSTRMIRQSDGRERFSASLGQIRYFDESRVRIPGEPITEKGRSAWVADANYAPTDRWTFGASYQWDPKANKTDLASVRARYLLPDDGVFNLGYRYRRQVLEQADISFLYPISPSWSVVGRYYYSMFDNKALETLAGFQWDSCCVAVRLVGRRYVHNRAGDLSNAIMFEIELKGLGSAGQDTRRALRRAILGYNRDDLYLVPPQTATGQPTPPDIDTVTDTSP
- a CDS encoding Crp/Fnr family transcriptional regulator, which encodes MDLDKRIPQELLRRLLTAGDTRRYAAGEILFHQGDASDALYVLLSGRLRVYSGNANGREVVYNVLEPGDTLGELLLDGGPRSASVQAVTESECLVIKSDALRTLIRTYPELAERLMLRLIARLRHATRTIHSLALDGVFERVTTLLEENAVVDGETRHVPAYLTQQEIANRIGATREMVNHVMQRLRRDGYISRNAQRRTAILKPLPKHG
- a CDS encoding dihydrofolate reductase, coding for MHVSLIAALDRDFAIGKGNALPWHLPDDLKRFKALTLGKPMLMGRKTAESLGRALPKRRNLVLTRSGCTPFDGMQAVASIDEALAIAALDGGELCVIGGGDVFALTLPLATRMHLTWVDTVVAGADAFFPRFDPDGWRIVSRERHPVDATHTFMFEFVDYARI
- a CDS encoding peptidylprolyl isomerase, whose protein sequence is MSPVLSRAILAVALAGLLPAAGAQAQTYAAAMPIDRIAAVVNEDVILRSELDRAVANIRAQYAGKETQLPPQDVLERQVLERLVLMRLQITRATDSGITASDEDLERAVQGVAQQNGMTVDQLRAQITNEGMSFVEFRNNLRDEIITQKLRQSFAQGRINVSEAEVDAALATASATASQQFHLAHILVGVPDGATPEQLATAQKKIEGVKALLDKGEMTFSAAAVRYSDSPNALEGGDLGWRGLNEIPPAFAQTIQQMQAGQMIGPIRGPSGFQLLQLVETRNQAAGSSEQVTQFSARQILVKIDDKTDDATAKAKAETLAARIAGGADFAKLAAESSDDDATKRRGGDLGWFGADTYGSAFGMQVAALSDGQNSAPFKTDAGWVIVQRSASRQVAAGNDSLRAQVRETIGRRKLEDEWNRFLREMRGEAFVDVRDASGNSTTPVPTGTAPAERHKATLTPEQEQQRAGGG
- the apaG gene encoding Co2+/Mg2+ efflux protein ApaG; its protein translation is MGNTNYIFDIDVDTRFLDDQSAPEEGRFVFAYTIHIRNGGNVPARLLRRHWLITDGNGKVQEVEGEGVVGEQPWLRPGEGFEYTSGAVLETDIGTMRGSYDILADDGTRFAAPIPAFTLSVPRTLH
- a CDS encoding thymidylate synthase, with the protein product MKQYLDLLRHVLEHGTEKADRTGTGTRSVFGWQMRFDLNEGFPLVTTKKLHLRAIIHELLWFLQGDTNIAYLKDNKVSIWDEWADENGELGPVYGKQWRSWEGAEGKTVDQIAWLIDEIKRNPDSRRLIVSAWNVAELPKMALMPCHSLFQFYVADGKLSCQLYQRSGDIFLGVPFNIASYALLTHMVAQVCGLLVGDFVHTLGDAHLYSNHYEQAREQLSRTPRALPTLKLNPEIRDIFGFSFDDIAIEGYDPSPAIKAPVAV
- the rsmA gene encoding 16S rRNA (adenine(1518)-N(6)/adenine(1519)-N(6))-dimethyltransferase RsmA, encoding MSGFTEPAKKHLGQNFLHDHGVIAKIVQAVNPQPGDAIVEIGPGQGALTFPLLKKHGGLTAIEFDRDLHAPLQAAAREHGMLRLIEGDVLGVDFTALAAELAPADGQIRLVGNLPYNLSSPILFHALDHAASIRDMHFMLQKEVVERMAAGPGSKVYGRLSVMLQAYCAVTPLFIVPPGAFRPAPKVDSAVVRMVPKPADKIEVADHRSFANVVRAAFGQRRKTLRNALNGVADSPQIEAAGLRPDARAEQVEVAGFVRLANLLAGPPTVG
- the pdxA gene encoding 4-hydroxythreonine-4-phosphate dehydrogenase PdxA, which gives rise to MRPRLALVPGEPAGIGPELVVRAVQQDFDVELVIFGDAAALQRAATTLSLPIELHRASQTPASPRSIEIVDIPHPAEAVFGSPDPRNAASVIEALTRAARACMDGDCDGLVTGPVHKGIVNDGGIAFTGTTGLLAAQAGCDVVMMLANDIVRVALLTVHMPLRNVADAITSELLERTLRIVDDALRRDFGITNPSIAVLGLNPHAGEAGHLGREELDVIEPALERLRGEGMRLVGPLPADTAFLPDKLRGFDAVLAMYHDQGLPVLKYSDFANAVNISLGLPYLRVAVDHGTALDLAGKGVADPSSLYAAIRTCTQLVVRRQRNV
- the lgt gene encoding prolipoprotein diacylglyceryl transferase, whose translation is MPYLHQIDPIALDLGTWNLPLLGSVHPQVHWYGLMYLLGFLVAWWLGRRRIRAGRLPGVDENGFGDLMFYAMLGVVLGGRIGYILFYGFADFIANPLMVFKVWEGGMSFHGGLLGVLVAVWWWSRKQHLHFFDTVDFVAPLVPAGLGFGRIGNWIGGELWGKPTQGTAFDGWGAVFPRSLPEPFASMDAATLKAQFDAGLLDSFARHPSQLYQATLEGLVMFCVLVWYSRKPRPRYAVAGLFALLYGCFRFLVEFVREPDAQLGYLAFGWLTMGQVLSIPLILLGLFWCWKSHSSPTLMPVKPEPAK
- a CDS encoding symmetrical bis(5'-nucleosyl)-tetraphosphatase translates to MATWAIGDLQGCYDVTQRLLEKLRFDPANDRLWFCGDLVNRGGQSIETLRLVHSLRDVSHVVLGNHDLSLLAIGERSPDEQRKVNPDLQGVLFAEDARELLDWLRGKELAHVDRELGWMMVHAGLAPKWTTQLAEKHAREIEAKLRGDNYRKLLKNMYGDGPDWSPRLNGPERDRAIINIFTRMRYCSPRGRIAFEHKGEPGSQPPGLYPWYSVPGHAARDLKIVCGHWSTLGLFIGHGVHAIDTGAVWSGKMTAIQLDSEDLRVVQVPGRDVPAPTPKPRPSRQRQHNRPRRDRDQAVR
- a CDS encoding tRNA-binding protein — translated: MQEIGWDDFAKVELRVGRVLSAEVFAQARKPAYVLQVDFGPELGIRKSSAQITVHYKTEELVGRLVVAVVNFPKKQIGPLMSECLVTGFHDADGAVALCVPDRDVPLGTRLL